Within Amedibacterium intestinale, the genomic segment GGTATGAAGCAGCGTCTAGCTTTAGGGATTGTGTTACTTAATAAACCGAAACTTATTATTTTGGATGAACCGACGAATGGATTAGATCCAAAAGGAGTGATGGAACTTAGAGAAACAATTCTAAACTTAGTAGAAAAAGAAAATGTATCCATCCTTTTTTCATCACATATCTTAGGAGAAATTGAAAAAATCGCAACAAGAATCGTATGTATACGCAATGGGGAAATAATTCCTATGCAAAATGATTTGTATAAGAATGAGCGGTATCAGCTAAGGACAAATAACAATCATAAAGCAAAACAAATCATAAGTGAAACAGGTGCTGCTGTACAAGAAAAAGAAATGAATGTACTTTCCGTATTGTTATCACAGGAACAACCATTAAAACAAGTTATAAAAAAACTAGTAGAAGCGGATGTTGAAATAGAAGATATTGAAAAAGAAGTCGTTAGCATTGAAAGTATTTATTCTTCTATATATGGTGGTTAAGATGAAAAGGTTACTATTTATAGAATATTATAAACTGTTTAGAAATAAGAAAAACTGGTTAATGATATTGGCATGTATCGTATTATTTCTGTTTATCGGTATTCAAAACATGTCTTTAGACAGGCAATATATGGAACACAGACTTGATTATTTGGAAGATGAAGCAGATAGTGCAATGTTGATGAGAGATGATCTGGAAAAGAAAATGACGGGTTTAGATAAATCTTCAA encodes:
- a CDS encoding ABC transporter ATP-binding protein, yielding MEKVLEIKGLNKYFKNHHVLKDINLTIYEKEIIGFIGPNGAGKSTTMRCINNLIFPSSGSIKICGYDLMKDRDKALQCQSSLIENPGLYLEMTGYDNLKIFGALRKVSKQRIKEIAEFTNLKDALYRRVEHYSLGMKQRLALGIVLLNKPKLIILDEPTNGLDPKGVMELRETILNLVEKENVSILFSSHILGEIEKIATRIVCIRNGEIIPMQNDLYKNERYQLRTNNNHKAKQIISETGAAVQEKEMNVLSVLLSQEQPLKQVIKKLVEADVEIEDIEKEVVSIESIYSSIYGG